A region from the Streptomyces sp. 3214.6 genome encodes:
- the rsmA gene encoding 16S rRNA (adenine(1518)-N(6)/adenine(1519)-N(6))-dimethyltransferase RsmA translates to MSTSPTPDALLGPADIRELAAVLGVRPTKQRGQNFVIDANTVRRIVRTAGVRPDDVVVEVGPGLGSLTLALLEAADRVTAVEIDDVLAGALPATIAARMPERADRFALVHSDAMHVTELPGPAPTALVANLPYNVAVPVLLHMLEMFPSIERTLVMVQSEVADRLAAGPGSKVYGVPSVKANWYAEVKRAGAIGRNVFWPAPNVDSGLVSLVRRSEPIRTTASRREVFAVVDAAFAQRRKTLRAALAGWAGSAAQAEAALVAAGVSPQARGEAITVEEFARIAENKGEQKNENKAEQKNEHKGENKESGQK, encoded by the coding sequence GTGAGTACCAGCCCCACCCCCGACGCCCTTCTGGGCCCCGCCGACATCCGTGAGCTGGCGGCGGTCCTCGGCGTGCGTCCCACCAAACAGCGCGGCCAGAACTTCGTGATCGACGCGAACACGGTCCGCCGCATCGTCCGCACCGCGGGGGTCCGGCCCGACGACGTCGTCGTCGAGGTCGGCCCGGGCCTCGGCTCCCTCACCCTCGCCCTGCTGGAGGCCGCCGACCGGGTCACGGCCGTCGAGATCGACGACGTCCTCGCCGGCGCCCTCCCCGCGACGATCGCGGCACGCATGCCGGAGCGCGCGGACCGCTTCGCGCTGGTGCACTCCGACGCGATGCATGTGACCGAGCTGCCCGGCCCCGCCCCGACCGCGCTGGTCGCGAACCTGCCGTACAACGTGGCCGTGCCCGTGCTGCTGCACATGCTGGAGATGTTCCCGAGCATCGAGCGCACCCTCGTCATGGTCCAGTCGGAGGTCGCCGACCGGCTCGCCGCCGGCCCCGGTTCGAAGGTGTACGGCGTTCCCTCCGTCAAGGCCAACTGGTACGCCGAGGTCAAGCGGGCCGGCGCCATCGGCCGCAACGTGTTCTGGCCCGCGCCGAACGTCGACAGTGGACTGGTCTCCCTCGTGCGCCGCAGCGAGCCGATCAGGACGACGGCGTCGCGCCGCGAGGTCTTCGCCGTCGTCGACGCGGCGTTCGCCCAGCGCCGCAAGACCCTGCGGGCCGCGCTCGCCGGATGGGCGGGCTCCGCGGCGCAGGCGGAGGCGGCCCTCGTCGCGGCCGGCGTCTCGCCCCAGGCGCGCGGAGAGGCCATCACGGTCGAGGAGTTCGCGAGGATCGCCGAGAACAAGGGCGAGCAGAAGAACGAGAACAAGGCCGAGCAGAAGAACGAGCACAAGGGCGAGAACAAGGAGTCGGGGCAGAAGTGA
- a CDS encoding 4-(cytidine 5'-diphospho)-2-C-methyl-D-erythritol kinase translates to MSVTVRVPAKVNVQLAVGAARADGFHDLANVFLAVGLYDEVTVTPADTLSVTCEGPDADRVPLDRTNLAAKAAIALAERYGRDADVHLHIAKDIPVAGGMAGGSADGAGALLACDALWGTGASRDELIDICAELGSDVPFSLVGGAALGTGRGEKLTALEVGGTFHWVFAMAERGLSTPAVFREFDRLTEGRSVPEPLASRDLLAALAKGDPDALAATLSNDLQPAALSLFPELADTLAAGRMAGALATLVSGSGPTTAHLARDAASAAEIAEKLRTSGTCRSVRVASGPAPGATVVEGRHDNGVG, encoded by the coding sequence GTGAGTGTCACCGTGCGGGTGCCGGCCAAGGTCAACGTGCAGCTCGCGGTGGGCGCGGCCCGGGCGGACGGCTTCCATGACCTGGCGAACGTCTTCCTGGCGGTCGGCCTGTACGACGAGGTCACGGTGACCCCGGCCGACACGCTGAGCGTCACCTGCGAGGGCCCGGACGCGGACCGAGTCCCCCTGGACCGCACCAACCTCGCGGCGAAGGCGGCGATCGCTCTCGCCGAGCGGTACGGCCGTGATGCCGACGTGCACCTCCACATCGCCAAGGACATCCCCGTCGCCGGGGGCATGGCGGGCGGCAGTGCGGACGGCGCGGGCGCGCTGCTGGCCTGCGACGCGCTGTGGGGCACGGGCGCCTCCCGTGACGAACTCATCGACATCTGCGCCGAGTTGGGCAGCGACGTGCCCTTCAGTCTGGTCGGCGGGGCGGCACTCGGCACCGGACGGGGCGAGAAGCTGACGGCCCTGGAGGTCGGCGGCACGTTCCACTGGGTGTTCGCGATGGCCGAGCGGGGGCTGTCGACCCCGGCGGTGTTCCGCGAGTTCGACCGCCTGACGGAGGGCCGGAGCGTTCCGGAACCGCTCGCTTCACGCGACCTCCTGGCCGCCCTCGCGAAGGGCGACCCCGACGCGCTCGCGGCCACCCTCTCCAACGATCTCCAGCCCGCCGCGCTGTCCCTCTTCCCCGAGCTGGCGGACACCCTGGCAGCGGGCCGCATGGCAGGCGCCCTCGCCACCCTGGTCTCAGGCTCGGGCCCCACCACGGCCCACCTGGCCCGCGACGCCGCCTCGGCAGCAGAAATCGCAGAGAAACTACGAACCTCGGGCACCTGCAGAAGCGTCCGAGTGGCGTCGGGACCGGCGCCGGGGGCGACGGTCGTCGAGGGCCGGCACGACAACGGGGTCGGGTGA
- a CDS encoding HEAT repeat domain-containing protein, whose product MTLYPTESGGGADANRADPTDADPTDADPTDGVPPLCLAVAAYDEPLAEELLNAGADPLRPLDGVPGGDPVLPGGDTPLTRAVDSGCSWMTTRLLPEPVRLDADARAALLARARHWADADLEAELRRRTGAAGPVERRTVRVDGWSCHHERYTLAGQTVWDGHLGVLTALEERFRIRTPFDELLARALTRPDRDHAVWTDVVVHLATRQDDETWTAAEALRDHPDRLRRLFAADVLRCLVIGFGGLFARPGAVVDKPATEVFLPWAVQERDPEVLAVVLSGLSEADGDGVDGTRADEIDAVGLSYVGHLDPRVRLEVPETLRRAAERVPAEKLDALYTLTRDPDAGVRERAAYWLASCRAQAPGITDVLAALLDDELRETRVHAAYGLAKRGDPRCVEAGRRLLPLDPDGWPDANLVRAMWAYEKGDDG is encoded by the coding sequence GTGACCCTTTACCCAACCGAGTCGGGCGGCGGGGCGGATGCCAACCGCGCCGACCCGACCGACGCCGACCCGACCGACGCCGACCCGACCGACGGAGTCCCACCCCTCTGCCTCGCCGTCGCCGCGTACGACGAGCCCCTCGCCGAGGAGCTGCTCAACGCCGGCGCCGACCCCCTGCGCCCACTGGACGGTGTGCCCGGCGGCGACCCCGTCCTCCCCGGCGGCGACACCCCGCTGACCCGGGCCGTGGACAGCGGCTGCTCCTGGATGACCACCAGGCTGCTTCCCGAGCCCGTACGCCTCGACGCCGACGCCCGCGCCGCTCTCCTGGCCCGCGCCCGGCACTGGGCCGACGCGGACCTCGAGGCCGAGCTGCGCCGCAGGACGGGAGCGGCCGGCCCGGTCGAGCGGCGAACAGTGCGGGTCGACGGCTGGAGCTGCCACCACGAGCGGTACACGCTCGCCGGCCAGACCGTGTGGGACGGCCACCTCGGCGTCCTCACCGCCCTGGAGGAACGCTTCCGGATCCGGACGCCGTTCGACGAGCTCCTCGCGCGGGCGCTCACCCGCCCGGACCGGGACCACGCCGTGTGGACCGACGTCGTCGTCCACCTGGCCACCCGTCAGGACGACGAGACCTGGACCGCGGCCGAGGCGCTGCGCGACCACCCCGACCGGCTCCGCCGTCTCTTCGCCGCGGACGTGCTGCGGTGCCTCGTCATCGGGTTCGGCGGTCTCTTCGCGCGGCCGGGAGCCGTCGTCGACAAGCCGGCGACCGAGGTGTTCCTCCCCTGGGCCGTGCAGGAACGGGACCCGGAGGTGCTCGCCGTGGTGCTGTCCGGGCTGAGCGAGGCCGACGGGGACGGCGTGGACGGCACCCGGGCCGATGAGATCGACGCCGTCGGTCTGTCGTACGTCGGGCATCTCGATCCACGGGTGCGCCTGGAGGTGCCCGAGACCCTGAGGAGGGCAGCCGAGCGCGTCCCGGCGGAGAAGCTCGACGCCCTGTACACGCTCACCCGCGATCCCGACGCCGGGGTCCGCGAGCGGGCGGCGTACTGGCTGGCGTCCTGCCGCGCGCAGGCGCCCGGCATCACCGACGTACTGGCCGCACTCCTCGACGACGAACTGCGGGAGACCCGGGTGCACGCCGCCTACGGGCTCGCGAAGCGCGGTGATCCGCGCTGTGTGGAGGCCGGGCGGCGGCTGCTTCCCCTGGATCCCGACGGATGGCCGGACGCAAACCTGGTGCGGGCGATGTGGGCGTACGAGAAGGGTGACGACGGATAG
- a CDS encoding ABC-F family ATP-binding cassette domain-containing protein: MAVNLVNVENVSKVYGTRALLDGISLGVSEGDRIGVVGRNGDGKTTLIRMLARLEEADTGRVTHSGGLRMGVLTQHDSLDPAATVRHEVIRDLADHEWAGNAKIRDVLTGLFGGLDLPGFPQGLDTVIGPLSGGERRRIALAKLLIEEQDLIVLDEPTNHLDVEGISWLARHLRERRSALVCVTHDRWFLDQVCTRMWDVQRGAVHEYEGGYSDYVFARAERERIAATEETKRQNLVRKELAWLRRGAPARTSKPRFRVEAANELIKDVPPPRDSSELMKFASSRLGRTVFDLEDVTVQAGPKVLLKHITWHLGPGDRIGLVGVNGAGKTSLLRALADAARSEGEKQPAAGKVVVGRTVKLAYLSQEVGELDPGLRVLEAVQQVRERVDLGKGREMTAGQLCETFGFNKDKQWTPVGDLSGGERRRLQILRLLMDEPNVLFLDEPTNDLDIETLTQLEDLLDGWPGSMIVISHDRFFVERTTDRVFALLGDTTLRMLPRGIDEYIERRLRMEEAAAAASAPAVAQKPATEKSAADQRAAKKELQKIERQLDKVTEKEARLHTQIADNATDFEKVAKLDAELRELAGEREELELRWLELAEDA, encoded by the coding sequence ATGGCCGTCAATCTGGTCAATGTCGAGAACGTCAGCAAGGTGTACGGGACCCGTGCGCTCCTTGACGGCATCTCGCTCGGCGTGTCCGAAGGGGACCGGATCGGTGTCGTCGGCCGTAACGGCGACGGCAAGACCACGCTGATCCGGATGCTCGCCAGGCTGGAGGAGGCCGACACCGGCCGGGTCACGCACTCCGGCGGGCTGCGCATGGGCGTGCTCACACAGCACGACTCCCTCGACCCCGCCGCGACCGTCCGCCACGAGGTCATCCGCGACCTCGCCGACCACGAGTGGGCGGGCAACGCCAAGATCCGCGACGTCCTGACCGGCCTCTTCGGCGGGCTCGACCTGCCCGGCTTCCCGCAGGGCCTGGACACCGTCATCGGCCCGCTCTCCGGTGGCGAGCGCCGCCGTATCGCACTCGCGAAGCTCCTCATCGAGGAGCAGGACCTCATCGTGCTCGACGAGCCGACGAACCACCTCGACGTCGAGGGCATCTCCTGGCTCGCCCGGCACCTGCGCGAGCGTCGCTCCGCGCTCGTCTGCGTCACCCACGACCGCTGGTTCCTCGACCAGGTCTGCACCCGCATGTGGGACGTCCAGCGCGGCGCCGTCCACGAGTACGAGGGCGGCTACTCCGACTACGTCTTCGCGCGCGCGGAGCGTGAGCGCATCGCCGCAACGGAGGAGACCAAGCGGCAGAACCTGGTCCGCAAGGAGCTGGCCTGGCTGCGCCGCGGCGCCCCCGCGCGGACGTCCAAGCCGCGCTTCCGCGTCGAGGCCGCCAACGAGCTGATCAAGGATGTGCCGCCGCCCCGCGACAGCAGCGAGCTGATGAAGTTCGCGTCGTCCCGGCTCGGCAGAACGGTCTTCGACCTCGAGGACGTCACCGTCCAGGCCGGCCCGAAGGTGCTGCTCAAGCACATCACCTGGCACCTCGGCCCCGGCGACCGCATCGGCCTGGTCGGCGTGAACGGCGCCGGCAAGACGTCCCTGCTGCGCGCCCTGGCCGACGCCGCGCGCAGCGAGGGCGAGAAGCAGCCCGCGGCCGGCAAGGTCGTCGTCGGCAGGACGGTCAAACTCGCCTACCTCTCCCAGGAGGTCGGCGAACTCGATCCCGGCCTGCGCGTTCTGGAGGCCGTCCAGCAGGTGCGTGAGCGCGTCGACCTCGGCAAGGGCCGCGAGATGACCGCCGGCCAGCTGTGCGAGACGTTCGGCTTCAACAAGGACAAGCAGTGGACGCCGGTCGGCGACCTGTCCGGCGGTGAGCGCCGCCGCCTGCAGATCCTGCGCCTCCTCATGGACGAGCCCAACGTCCTCTTCCTCGACGAGCCCACCAACGACCTCGACATCGAGACCCTCACCCAGCTGGAGGACCTCCTCGACGGCTGGCCCGGCTCGATGATCGTCATCTCCCACGACCGCTTCTTCGTCGAGCGCACCACGGACCGCGTCTTCGCGCTCCTCGGCGACACCACCCTGCGGATGCTCCCGCGCGGCATCGACGAGTACATCGAGCGCAGGCTGCGCATGGAGGAGGCCGCGGCCGCCGCCTCCGCCCCCGCGGTCGCGCAGAAGCCCGCGACGGAGAAGAGCGCCGCCGACCAGCGCGCCGCCAAGAAGGAACTCCAGAAGATCGAGCGGCAGTTGGACAAGGTCACCGAGAAGGAGGCCCGGCTGCACACTCAGATCGCCGACAACGCCACCGACTTCGAGAAGGTCGCGAAACTCGACGCGGAGCTGCGCGAGTTGGCCGG